A window from Engraulis encrasicolus isolate BLACKSEA-1 chromosome 11, IST_EnEncr_1.0, whole genome shotgun sequence encodes these proteins:
- the rxfp3 gene encoding relaxin-3 receptor 1, whose amino-acid sequence MRGVLEDDPFDSPFVAFNNFSDLANRTNRSWEDVYNFTDEFGKSDYIGDAGWGILRITISVIYSVVCALGLIGNILVLYLMKSKQAWKKSSINLFVTSLAVTDFQFVLTLPFWAVENAMDFTWLFGKAMCKIISYVTAMNMYASVFFLTAMSVTRYYSVASALKHKRRRLRLSPRWMSVAVWISAIVAALPNAVFSTTATVSNVELCLVKFPVRKGDAPFWLGLYHAQKVLLGFLIPLGIISVCYLLLLRFITNKNVNTSSAKRRSKVTKSVTIVVLSFFLCWLPNQALTAWGILIKLNVVHFSDEYYTTQAYIFPVSVCLAHSNSCLNPILYCLMRREFRKALRKLFWQITSPSVTNMRPITASTKPEPDAQANALAPLSPQEPALIFYPPGVAMYSGKNDILPNST is encoded by the coding sequence ATGCGAGGGGTACTGGAGGATGACCCGTTCGACTCTCCTTTTGTGGCTTTTAATAATTTCAGTGACTTGGCAAACAGAACAAATCGCTCATGGGAGGACGTGTACAATTTCACTGACGAGTTTGGTAAATCCGATTATATTGGCGACGCCGGATGGGGCATTCTGAGAATAACTATTTCTGTCATTTATTCCGTGGTCTGCGCACTTGGCTTAATTGGAAATATACTTGTTTTATACTTAATGAAATCCAAACAAGCATGGAAGAAATCGTCCATCAACCTCTTTGTCACCAGTTTGGCAGTGACAGACTTTCAATTTGTTTTAACCTTGCCCTTTTGGGCAGTGGAGAACGCAATGGATTTCACGTGGCTTTTTGGGAAAGCAATGTGTAAGATCATTTCTTATGTGACTGCAATGAATATGTATGCGAGTGTGTTTTTTCTCACAGCAATGAGTGTGACTCGATATTATTCCGTAGCCTCTGCGCTCAAACACAAACGCCGCCGTCTGCGCCTGTCTCCAAGGTGGATGAGTGTGGCCGTCTGGATTTCGGCGATAGTGGCTGCGCTCCCAAACGCAGTTTTCTCCACAACTGCAACCGTGTCAAACGTAGAACTCTGCTTGGTGAAATTTCCAGTCAGAAAAGGCGACGCGCCGTTTTGGCTGGGGCTTTACCACGCGCAAAAAGTACTTTTGGGATTCCTCATTCCGCTGGGAATCATTTCGGTCTGTTACCTGCTGCTTTTGCGCTTCATCACCAATAAAAATGTCAATACGTCAAGCGCCAAGAGACGTTCCAAGGTAACGAAATCAGTGACAATTGTTGTTCTCTCGTTTTTCCTCTGCTGGTTGCCCAACCAAGCCTTGACAGCATGGGGCATTCTTATCAAACTCAACGTTGTTCATTTCAGCGACGAATATTACACGACCCAAGCTTACATATTCCCCGTATCCGTTTGCTTGGCGCATTCCAACAGCTGCCTAAACCCCATTCTGTACTGTTTGATGAGGAGAGAATTCAGGAAAGCTCTGAGGAAACTATTTTGGCAGATTACCTCTCCCTCAGTCACAAACATGAGACCCATCACAGCTTCGACCAAGCCGGAGCCAGACGCACAGGCGAATGCTCTGGCACCCCTGAGTCCGCAAGAGCCGGCGCTCATTTTCTACCCACCTGGTGTGGCGATGTACAGCGGGAAGAACGACATCCTACCTAACAGCACCTAA